One Chloroflexota bacterium DNA window includes the following coding sequences:
- the ftcD gene encoding glutamate formimidoyltransferase — MADAYLVEYVANVSEGQRLDVVRRIADAACGPGVSVLDVHSDPDHNRSVITVVGSVDAIEASALRLATEAITQIDLRQHRGTHPRIGALDVLPFVPLGATPMATCVALAHDAGRQIAATMNVPVYFYGEAALREERRLLVNIRRGEYEGLAAAISSDPSRWPDAGPRSIGPAGAVAVGSRPPLIAMNVHLCTEDLAMARAIARTIRASSGGLPGVQALGLPTSRPGIVQISMNLTNFAVSPPHVVVDAIRGEAARRGIALAETELVGLIPAAAALAAAASSLGLLALDAGQVLEWAAREAMDR; from the coding sequence GTGGCCGACGCCTACCTTGTGGAATACGTGGCGAACGTCAGCGAGGGTCAGCGGCTCGACGTTGTCCGGCGGATCGCGGACGCGGCGTGCGGGCCCGGCGTATCGGTGCTGGACGTCCATTCGGACCCGGATCACAACCGCTCCGTCATCACGGTCGTTGGGAGCGTGGATGCGATCGAGGCGAGCGCGCTTCGCCTCGCGACGGAGGCGATCACGCAGATCGACCTTCGCCAGCATCGGGGGACGCATCCTCGAATCGGGGCGCTGGATGTCCTCCCCTTCGTTCCCCTGGGCGCCACACCGATGGCGACCTGCGTCGCCCTCGCCCACGATGCCGGCCGCCAGATCGCGGCGACGATGAACGTACCGGTCTATTTCTATGGAGAGGCTGCGTTGCGGGAGGAGCGCCGGCTGCTGGTCAACATCCGGCGCGGGGAATACGAGGGCCTCGCCGCCGCTATTTCCAGCGATCCCTCGCGTTGGCCGGATGCTGGGCCCAGATCGATTGGTCCGGCTGGAGCCGTCGCCGTTGGATCACGCCCTCCGCTCATCGCCATGAACGTCCACCTCTGCACCGAGGACCTCGCCATGGCGCGGGCGATCGCACGCACGATTCGCGCATCAAGCGGTGGCCTGCCCGGGGTGCAGGCGCTCGGCCTCCCTACTTCCCGGCCGGGAATCGTCCAAATCTCGATGAACCTCACGAACTTCGCGGTATCGCCCCCGCACGTTGTGGTCGACGCCATCCGCGGCGAGGCGGCGCGCCGGGGCATCGCGCTGGCTGAGACGGAGCTGGTCGGACTCATACCCGCCGCCGCGGCGCTCGCGGCGGCGGCGAGCTCGCTCGGTCTACTGGCTCTTGACGCCGGGCAGGTCCTCGAGTGGGCTGCGCGCGAGGCGATGGATCGCTAG